The Dehalogenimonas lykanthroporepellens BL-DC-9 genome includes a window with the following:
- a CDS encoding dihydrodipicolinate synthase (KEGG: det:DET0973 dihydrodipicolinate synthase~TIGRFAM: dihydrodipicolinate synthase~PFAM: dihydrodipicolinate synthetase) has translation MKELGRLITAMVTPFKEDGSIDFDQTRKLARGLVASGSDGIVVAGTTGESPTVTWEEEHELFMAVKEAVGDRARVIAGTGSNSTAEAVENTIKAEKLGVDAALLVVPYYNKPTQEGLYRHFKAVALATTLPIILYNVPSRTVTSLSADTTIRLSAIPNIAGTKEASGNLGEIARIIDETRKIRPDFTVWSGNDSDTLPMMAIGAHGVISVASHLVGRQIKRMMESFVAGNLEEAAAIHRHLTPIFNNLFVVANPIPVKYALNHIGFKVGAPRLPLTEPDEKTAALVRETLKNYEIDLPLS, from the coding sequence ATGAAAGAACTGGGCAGACTGATTACCGCCATGGTGACGCCGTTCAAGGAAGATGGCAGTATCGACTTTGACCAGACGCGCAAGCTGGCCCGGGGGCTGGTGGCTTCCGGTTCTGACGGCATCGTCGTCGCCGGCACCACCGGGGAATCACCCACCGTCACCTGGGAGGAGGAACATGAGCTGTTCATGGCCGTCAAGGAGGCTGTTGGCGACCGCGCCCGGGTCATCGCCGGCACCGGCTCCAACTCCACCGCTGAAGCCGTAGAAAACACCATCAAGGCAGAGAAACTGGGAGTTGATGCCGCCCTGCTGGTCGTGCCTTATTACAACAAACCCACCCAGGAGGGGCTGTACCGCCATTTCAAGGCCGTCGCTCTGGCCACCACCCTGCCGATTATCCTGTACAACGTACCGTCCCGGACAGTGACCTCTCTTTCGGCGGACACCACCATCCGGCTGTCAGCCATCCCCAACATCGCCGGCACCAAGGAAGCCTCCGGCAATCTGGGGGAAATCGCCCGCATCATCGACGAAACCCGCAAGATTCGCCCGGATTTCACCGTCTGGAGCGGTAATGACTCGGACACCCTGCCGATGATGGCTATCGGCGCCCACGGCGTCATCAGCGTCGCTTCCCATCTGGTCGGCCGGCAGATTAAACGCATGATGGAAAGCTTTGTCGCCGGCAATCTGGAAGAAGCCGCGGCCATACACCGCCATCTGACACCCATCTTCAACAACCTGTTCGTGGTGGCCAACCCGATTCCCGTCAAGTACGCCCTGAACCACATCGGATTTAAGGTCGGCGCGCCGCGCCTGCCGCTGACCGAACCGGACGAAAAAACAGCCGCTCTTGTCCGGGAAACATTGAAGAATTATGAAATAGACCTGCCGCTCAGCTGA
- a CDS encoding aspartate-semialdehyde dehydrogenase (TIGRFAM: aspartate-semialdehyde dehydrogenase~KEGG: det:DET0972 aspartate-semialdehyde dehydrogenase~PFAM: Semialdehyde dehydrogenase dimerisation region; Semialdehyde dehydrogenase NAD - binding), which yields MKPLRVAIVGATGLVGQEFIKILQQRRFPVERLSLLASDRSAGRKLDYNGQSLTVEETTSDSFEDIDVALFSAGADISRHFSPIAAKKGAVVIDNSSAFRMEAGVPLVVPEVNIEDAQNHKGIIANPNCSTIQMVVALNPLHKFNPIKRVIVSTYQAVSGSGTPAIDALSEQTRTVLEGQAVTPHVYPHQIAFNLLPEIDIFLDTGYTREEWKMMVETRKIMHLPNLPVSATCVRVPVYIGHSEALNVEFERPISEDEARNILARAPGIRVLDDPTISLYPHPWMAASTDETWVGRIRQDSSHPKGLVMWVVADNIRKGAALNAVQIAEEMHRRGWLGG from the coding sequence TTGAAACCTTTAAGAGTCGCCATCGTCGGCGCCACCGGGTTGGTGGGCCAGGAATTCATCAAGATTCTTCAGCAACGCCGGTTCCCGGTGGAGCGTCTGTCACTGCTGGCCTCCGACCGCTCGGCCGGCCGCAAACTGGATTACAACGGCCAGAGCCTGACCGTAGAAGAAACCACGTCTGATTCCTTTGAGGATATTGACGTGGCCCTCTTTTCAGCCGGCGCCGACATCAGCCGGCATTTCTCCCCCATCGCCGCCAAAAAAGGCGCCGTAGTCATCGACAATAGCTCGGCTTTCCGCATGGAAGCCGGGGTACCGCTGGTGGTGCCTGAGGTCAACATCGAAGATGCTCAAAATCACAAGGGCATCATCGCCAACCCCAACTGCTCCACCATACAGATGGTGGTCGCCCTTAACCCGCTTCACAAGTTCAACCCCATCAAGCGGGTGATCGTCTCCACCTACCAGGCGGTTTCGGGCTCCGGCACCCCGGCTATCGACGCCCTGTCGGAGCAGACACGCACCGTGCTGGAAGGTCAGGCGGTGACACCGCACGTCTATCCACACCAGATAGCCTTCAATCTCCTGCCGGAGATAGATATCTTCCTGGATACCGGCTACACCAGAGAGGAATGGAAGATGATGGTGGAAACCCGCAAGATAATGCACCTGCCGAACTTGCCGGTCTCAGCCACCTGCGTCCGGGTCCCGGTTTATATCGGGCATTCGGAAGCACTCAATGTAGAGTTCGAACGTCCTATCTCTGAGGACGAAGCCCGGAATATCCTGGCCAGGGCCCCCGGAATCAGGGTGCTGGATGACCCGACCATCAGCCTTTACCCCCACCCGTGGATGGCCGCCTCTACCGATGAAACCTGGGTCGGCCGTATCCGGCAGGATTCATCCCACCCGAAAGGGCTGGTGATGTGGGTAGTCGCCGATAATATCAGAAAAGGAGCCGCGCTCAACGCAGTGCAGATCGCCGAAGAGATGCACCGGCGCGGCTGGCTGGGAGGTTAG
- a CDS encoding dihydrodipicolinate reductase (TIGRFAM: dihydrodipicolinate reductase~KEGG: deb:DehaBAV1_0862 dihydrodipicolinate reductase~PFAM: dihydrodipicolinate reductase) — MIKVAVQGALGRMGQEVMRAVAGAPDMELVGGCDSKAEQRRRVIPAEGATEVPIDNDLARLLKETRPQVLVDFSLAAAVPHTAELAARAGVSLVIGTTGLAPQSLARLDELAREHGIGILIAPNFALGAVVMMELARTAARYFDWAEIIELHHEKKADAPSGTAIATARAMAANRDKPFRSPDGDSALPARGQKFDGVTVHSVRLPGLVADQEVILGAVGQTLSIRHNTTSRECFMPGVLLAVREIAGRPGEFIFGLEKLLDFQGG; from the coding sequence ATGATAAAAGTAGCCGTTCAGGGAGCCCTGGGCCGGATGGGCCAGGAGGTAATGCGAGCCGTAGCCGGTGCGCCGGACATGGAACTGGTCGGCGGTTGCGACAGCAAGGCGGAACAGCGCCGGCGGGTCATACCGGCCGAAGGCGCTACTGAAGTCCCCATCGATAATGACCTGGCCCGCCTGCTGAAGGAAACCCGGCCTCAGGTGCTGGTGGACTTTTCCCTGGCCGCGGCCGTTCCCCATACCGCCGAACTGGCCGCCCGCGCCGGCGTTTCACTGGTCATCGGCACCACCGGGCTGGCGCCCCAATCACTGGCTCGCCTTGATGAGCTGGCCCGGGAACACGGCATCGGCATTCTCATCGCCCCCAATTTTGCCCTGGGTGCGGTCGTCATGATGGAACTGGCCCGCACCGCCGCCCGCTATTTCGACTGGGCCGAAATCATCGAACTCCACCATGAAAAGAAGGCCGACGCCCCGTCCGGCACCGCCATCGCCACCGCTCGGGCTATGGCCGCCAACCGCGACAAGCCGTTCCGCTCGCCCGACGGCGACTCCGCTCTGCCGGCTCGCGGCCAGAAGTTCGACGGCGTTACCGTCCACTCGGTGCGCCTGCCAGGGCTGGTGGCCGACCAGGAGGTCATCCTGGGCGCCGTCGGCCAGACCCTGTCCATCCGCCACAATACCACCAGCCGCGAATGCTTCATGCCCGGGGTTCTGCTGGCCGTACGGGAAATCGCCGGCCGCCCGGGTGAGTTCATCTTCGGGCTGGAAAAACTGCTTGATTTCCAGGGAGGCTGA